Genomic DNA from Leptospira broomii serovar Hurstbridge str. 5399:
TGGATGTTCATATTGGCCTCCCACCTTCGTCACGGAGTTTCCAGCGTGTTTCAGACATTCGGTTTAAATACGCCGTTTTGGGCGCCGAAGACCAATGCATTTGCGATCGGATATGCGCTTCTTATTTTTGTGGGAAACTCTTCCATACCACTATCGATCCTTTTAGGATACGTTAAGTTACCAGGAGCATAATAGAATGAGCTTAGATTCAAAAATTCCTTCGGGTGCTCTGGAGCATAAGTGGGACGATTATAAATCCCATACCAAGCTGGTAAATCCCGCCAATAAACGTAAATATACGATTCTTGTAATCGGAACAGGTCTTGCGGGAGGCTCCGCCTCGGCAACATTGGCGGAACTCGGCTATAATGTAAAAACGTTCTGCTTTCAAGATAGCCCACGACGGGCCCACTCGATCGCAGCACAGGGTGGAATTAATGCCGCAAAGAATTATCAGAACGACGGCGATTCAATTTACCGACTCTTTTATGATACGATTAAAGGCGGAGATTTTAGAGCTCGCGAAGCCAACGTTTATCGCCTAGCTCAGGTTTCAGCGAATATTATTGATCAGTGCGTTGCTCAAGGCGTTCCATTCGCAAGAGAATATGGAGGCCATTTAGATAACCGCTCTTTCGGAGGAGCTCAGGTTTCCCGCACATTCTATGCCAAAGGTCAGACCGGGCAACAACTTCTTTTAGGAGCCTATTCATCCCTTTCTCGACAAATCGGATTAGGAAACGTTAAAATGTATCCCCGGACCGAAATGGTCGATTTGGTCGTAGTAAATGGACATGCGAAAGGTGTGATCATTCGCGATCTAGTTACGGGTAAAATCACCGCTCATGCAGGCGATGCGGTAGTGTTGGCATCGGGAGGATATGGCAACGTATTCTATTTATCGACGAATGCAAAAGGTTCCAATGTTACGGCAACCTATAGAGCTCATAAAAAAGGGGCTTTCTTTGCAAATCCGTGCTATACGCAAATCCACCCCACTTGCATCCCGGTATCCGGCGATCATCAATCCAAACTTACTCTAATGTCCGAGTCGCTTCGAAATGATGGGCGAATTTGGGTCCCGAAAAAGAAAGGAGATACTCGAAATCCCGCAGATATTCCTGAAAGTGAACGCGATTATTATCTCGAAAGAAAATATCCTAGTTACGGTAATCTCTGTCCTCGGGATATAGCTTCGCGCTCCGCCAAAGAAGTTTGCGACGCAGGCTTCGGAGTCGGACCAGGTGGGCAAGGAGTTTATCTTGATTTCTCATCCGCGATTCAGCGATTGGGTGAACATACCATTGCGGAACGTTACGGAAATCTTTTCCAGATGTATGAGCAAATCACTGGCGAAAATCCTTATAAAGTTCCGATGAGAATCTATCCTGCCGTCCATTATACTATGGGTGGACTTTGGGTGGATTATAATCTTATGAGCAATCTTCCGGGCTTGTTTGTTATCGGTGAGGCCAACTTTTCCGATCACGGAGCCAACCGATTAGGCGCCTCGGCATTAATGCAGGGTTTAGCGGATGGATATTTCGTACTCCCTTATACGATCGGTAACTATCTTGCGGAAGTCGGATTCGGTAAAACTCCGTCAGCAGATAATGCGGAGTTTAAGAAAGCGGAGACCGATAGTACGGACAAAATCAATAAACTTCTGACCGTTAAAGGACATCGGACCGTCGATTCATTTCATAGAGAGTTAGGCAAACTTGTCTGGGATAAATGTGGAATGGCCAGAGACGAGAAAGGTCTGAAAGAAGCTCTGCAGAAAATTCCTCAAATCAGGGAGGAGTTCTGGCAGAACGTTAATGTACCTGGATCCGGTGCGGATTTGAATCAGTCTTTGGAAAAAGCCGGACGTGTAGCCGACTTCCTCGAATTTGCCGAGCTTCTTTGCTTTGACGCGCTAACTAGGGAAGAATCTTGCGGCGGACACTTTAGAACCGAGCATCAGATGGAAGATGGCGAAGCCAAACGAAACGACGAAAAATTCTGCCATGTCACTGCGTGGGAATGGAAAGGAATTGGAGCCAAACCGGTTGAACACAGGGAACACCTGGAGTTCGAGAACATTAAACTCGCAACGAGGAGCTATAAGTAATGGATCTCAAACTAAAAGTCTGGAGACAGAAAAATTCTCAAGAGAAAGGCAAGATCGTGGATTATGCCGCGAAAGATATCTCGCCTGATATGTCCTTTTTGGAAATGATAGACGTCGTCAACGAGGAGCTAATTACGAAAGGCGAAGAGCCGATCGCATTTGAACACGATTGCCGCGAAGGAATTTGCGGATCTTGTAATATCATGATCGACGGAGTGGCCCACGGTCCCCTACCGGGCGTGACCACTTGTCAACTTCATATGAGATCGTTTAAGAACGGGGATACGATTTATCTAGAACCTTGGAGAGCGAAAGCATTTCCGGTCATAAAAGATTTAATCGTGGATCGCAGCGCGTTTGATCGAGTTATTCAATCAGGCGGATTTGTAAGTATCAATACGGGCGGCGCTCCGGACGCGAATGCTCTTCCGATCGCTAAAAAACATGCGGATGTGGCGATGGACGCCGCGACTTGCATCGGATGTGGAGCCTGTGTCGCATCTTGTAAGAACGCGTCTGCCATGCTTTTCGTTTCTGCCAAGGTAGCTCATTTGGCCCTGCTTCCTCAAGGACGGGTAGAAAAGAAAGAACGGGTCAAGAATATGGTGTCCGCGATGGATAAAGAAGGTTTTGGAAATTGTACAAACCAGTATGAATGCGAAGCTGCTTGTCCTAAAGACATTAAACGGGATTTTATTCGAGTACTTAACAAAGAATACATACTCTCCTAATATTTAGGGATCGGCGGAGATCCATCCGCCGATCCCCTTAGTTAATGAATCAGAATTTCATAATATTTTAAAACATATGGTTTTATTCCGATAATGCGTCTGTAGAAAAATTCTGCAGTATACCGCCTTGGTATATATATAAAATTCGACCTTCCAACTTCCCTTTGAGAACCATACTCTCTAAAACGCTTAACGTCTTGCAAGCGTATACCGACTCGAAATAAATTCCTGTTTTCTTCCAGAGTTGTTTCGCTTTATCGTGCCAGCTTTCCGTTTCTCCGAAGGAAAAGGAAGCGAACGGTAATTCCGCTTTCGGTTCGATTAAGGAATCATAAGGGATTGCAATTTGTTTCAGATCGAGACCCGCTCGGTGAGACTCCATCCAAACTTGCATTTTCCTCTTAGACAATCCTAAAGTGACTCCAAAAACCGGGAGTCGATTCCACTCGAGAGCTGAAAGCCAGGTAATTCCGGAACCGACATCAAGAACGATGCAATCGAATTCCTTAGGGTCAATTTCGTCCCATAGGGGAGCCAATCCATTTAATGCATTTTGACAGAATAAGTATTCCGGGAGGAGAATTTGCATTCCGTTTGTAGGAACTTCGACATCCCCATCGATCCGATCGAGGCGAAGCATTGTTCCGCCCCTCACATCTGCGGGTAATTCCAGTATGCGATGTTCCCATTCTCGCCTTGTAGGATAAATTACAACCTCCGAAAATCGTTCGGCCAAAATAGAAGCGGGACTCCGCAATTGGAGATTTCGGGAATAGCCGATAATTTTCGTAGGAGTGCCTAACCATCGAAAAAAAAGAATCCCAGCTAAAATCGCGTTCGAATGAATATTCCCTTGCAAAACCACATTTTGAATTTTTTCGGACGGTAAATAGGTAGCAAGCCTCCGGTAGATTCCGAGCAGCTTTCGAATTTTAGTTCCTTGAGAAAAGAAAAGTCGATCCTCGCGTTTTACAAAAACTTCAGACTTATCGATCTTATATAGGAATTGGACCGGGCTAGCTCCGTAGAATCGCTTCGGAAGCTTCAGAAACATTAATCGCCGGTTTTCAGGACCGCCAAGAAGGCTTCTTGAGGAATTTCAACATTTCCTATTTGCTTCATCCGTTTTTTTCCTTCTTTCTGCTTTTCAAGAAGTTTCTTTTTACGGGTAATGTCCCCGCCATAACACTTAGCGGTAACATTTTTCCTGAGAGCGGAAATACTTTCTCTCGCCAGAATTTTCCCCCCGACCGAGGCTTGGATAGGAATCATGAATTGGTGTCGCGGGATTAATTCCTTTAACTTTTCGATAATTTCTCTTCCTCGTTGCTCCGCTTTACTTCGGTGTACGATCATCGAGAGCGCATCCACCGGTTCCCCGTTTACTAGAATATCCATCTTAACCAATTGAGACGCTCTATACCCGCAGGGCTCGTAATCAAGAGATGCATATCCGCGGGTCAAAGATTTAAGCTTATCATAAAATTCGAAAATTAGTTCGGCAAGCGGGAGCTCGTAGGTAAGCTGCACTTTTTCTTGCGTAAGATAAACAGTATCCAATTGAATTCCGCGTTTATCCATCGCGAGCGACATGATATTTCCCACATATTCGATCGGAGTGATTATCGACGCCTTCACGAACGGTTCTTCGGTGGTTTCTATAAAAACCGGGTCCGGGAATTTGGAAGGGTTATCGATATCGAAGACTTCACCATTCCTAGTTTTGATCGTATATTTTACGGAAGGCGCCGTCGTGATGAGGTCTAAGTTGAATTCCCTCTCCAACCTCTCCTGCACAATTTCCATGTGCAACAAGCCGAGATAACCTACCCTAAACCCGAATCCTAAAGCTGCGGAACTTTCTTTTTCGTACACTAGAGCCGCATCGTTTAGCTTCATTTTTTCGATTGCGTCCACCAGTTCTTCGAACTGTTCGCCGGCGATCGGGAAAAGTCCGGCAAAGACCATCGGCTTAGCATCCTTATAACCCGGGACCGGCTCCGCAGTCGGGTTCGACTGTAAAGTTACGGTGTCACCCGACCTTGCATCGGAAACTTTTTTGATGCCCGCGATAATATATCCGACTTCTCCCACAGATAGCGAGTCTTTAGGCATCAATCCGATTCCTTTAATACCTACCTCGTTGACCGTAAAATCTTTCTGATTACTCATTAAAAGAATCCGATCTCCCTTTTTAACGCTTCCGTCGAACACCCGAATTTTGATAACTACCCCCATATAGGGATCAAAATAAGAATCGTAGATTAAAGCTTTCAAAGGCGCGTTGATGTTGCCTTTCGGGGCAGGAATTTGACGAGTAATTTCCTCAAGCACCGCCTTCACATTCAAACCGGTTTTTGCGGAGATTGCTACGGCCTTTTCCGCATCCAGACCGAGACTATCCTCGATTTGAAGTTTAGTCCTCTCTACGTCGGCTGCCGGTAAGTCGACCTTGTTCATCACTGGAATAATTGCGAGATCCTGCTCCATAGCAAGATATAGATTTGCCAAAGTCTGCGCCTCCACCCCTTGGCTTGCATCCACGATCAAAAGAACTCCCTCACATGCTTTTAAAGAGCGAGATACCTCGTACGTAAAATCAACGTGGCCGGGTGTATCTATCAAGTTCATCGTGTACGTATGACCGTCATCCGCCAGGTAATCGAACGTAGCATTATTTGCCTTTATGGTGATTCCCCTCTCCCTCTCGATATCCATCGAGTCCAAGATTTGATCTTTTTTCGTCCGATCGTCCGTGACCCGGCCGATTTCCAAAAGTCGGTCCGCTAACGTCGATTTGCCATGATCGATATGAGCAATGATGGAGAAGTTTCTGATGTATTTTTGCCGGTCGGACATGCTTAGAAACAAAATTCGAGGGAATTCTTCCCCTGAAAAGCCTTTTCTGCGCCAACTCAGGAATGAGGGATGATTTGGAGATCGGAGACTACCTGACAGTGCCTCCTATGAAAACTGCCTTTGCCTTTTAAAGAAACAAAAGGATTCCAGCTAAAAAGCGGGAAGAGAAAAGTTTCTTCCCGCGATTCGACTTAGTAGATGAGCCCGTCCGCAGTAATTCCCTTACAAGAGGAAATAACCGTTAGCGTCGATCCAATCAAATAACCTTTTACTCCCTTGATATCCGTCACACATTGATTGACGACCGATTCTTTGTAGTATTTAGTCGGATCAATGCCGGCTATATCGCTTGCGAGTATGGATAAAATCGAAACGGAGGCTTTTCCGTTTAGAATCGTCGAATTTACCAAATCCGTCGTGATTGCTGCGTCCGTAATTTTACTTGCGGCTTTATCGCCTTTAATTCGATCATAGGTGAACCCTGTCGGATCCAAAACCGCGCAATTAGCGAAAGCAAAAGCCAAAACAATCGCTGAAGAAATTACAATTCTTTTCATTTAGAATTCATCCAATTTAGAATTTTCTCACTTATGAAGATTTTATATTTTAATTACAAGTATTTTTACTCAACAGGTTTGAAAACCACTTGGGGGTGCGAATCTCCTGGAATTTGCATTCCGATTGATACAATTAGGTCTAGAAAACGTAGACAGATTCCGATTTAAGTGCATTTATCTATTTTGAAATTCGATTTTGCTTTCTTAGCTCAATAGGAAAGCTAACTTTAAAAAGCGACCTTAACGAAGGATCGATACCCCATGTTTTTCTAAAACGGAAGGGTCGCAGACGCTTTGAGCTATATCGATTTGTTTATGATGATCAAATAAGAAGGTAGTCATTTTTCCTACGAATCTTCCCTCGTACTCTTCTTCCACAAATCTTAACCAGGAAGAAATATCGATAATTTCATGACATAAAAATTCAAAATCGAATCCTGAATTCCGATCCTTAAATTTCTCTCGACTATTATATATCCGTTCTTCGTCCAATAACAACACGTTTTCAAGAGTAAACGGATAGTCTTTTAATCCTCCTGCTAAACCGACCTGATAGAATTTTTCGGCTTCCGATTTAGTTCTGAATGCAGTAGTCCTGGCATCACAATAATAAGCGAATGAATTCGGTTCAAAAACCGTTTTTATCCTAGCCTTCCCGATGGAAGTGCCGAGGTAAGAAACTTGATGATCTATAATTAATTGCTCGGATTCTTTTGAATTTTCGGGCGGCTCTACCATACAATATCCCTTTTCCCAGACGAGCCCGAAAGGCTTAGAAACGGATATCGATTTACGTGGTGCAATAGCTTGAAGGTTTCCGATCAATCCGTCCAGATAAGGTCGATCGCAAAAATCGAATGTAGGCAGACTTGATTCTGCGGTTTCGATATCGACATATACGCCGAACGCTAACATCCAAGCAAGAGGATGTTCGATAATTTTAACCTCGCCCAATTGTATATTATGATTTCCTTTTACACAATCGGCGGCATTTAAGGGAAATTTTTTTCCGTTAAATGAAAAGGAGGATCGCTTACCCGCAGCGGGGGAAACTTTTACAAGGCTATTCTTATTTTCAAAGGTAGCCTTCCCTTCTAAGGTAAACGCTTTTTCCAGCGTGTAGGAAATGTTCGGTTCTACGCTTAAAGACGAATCCGTAAAATAATCGGGTAACCGCAAAACCGATCGATTTCGATCCTCGAGCAGGTCCTTTATTTCCGCAGCTCCTGTGATTATTCGTGCGTCCATTTTCCACTCCATCACTTAAGAAAACGATCAACTACAATCTGTCAGAATTGATCCGAGGAATAGAATTATTTTTTGTTTTCTAAAATCGACTTTTATTCAAAAGGGGAACCGGTACATTTACGATCGCCAGACTCCTTCCAAAAGAAGATAGAACCACGATAGCGCCCCCAAATAAACGAGCATGGTGGGAATTGTCCAAAGAAGTTTGGAACGCAAAGGTTTTCCCTCGGTATGAAAATATGCAAACGCAGTGAACACCCCTAATATCAATTCGGGAAGCAACACATACACGGCGGTATGGCCGATCATCGAAACGTTTTGGGCGTACCAAATTGGAATCGTTCTAGCAAACTCTTCCGAGAAAGCAAAAATCGCAAACGCGACCCCACCTGCCACGCAGTATTTCGTAATCGGATTAGCGGAAGGCTTGCGCTTGGAAAATCGGACGGCCGCGAAGGTGGATAGAAATAACGGGATCGTCCAAAGTCCCGCCATGTAGGCCGGAACAGTTCCTATCTTATAGAACCCGTCTTCCGGGAACACAAGAACGCCTAACACCCTAGAAAGGAACCAGTCGGGAAACACTTGCAAAATACTTAAAGGAAAGACGAATCGAAAAATGTCCAACCATCGATCATGTTCCCAAATTTGAGCTGCGACCGGTAATCCGATCGTGTAAGCTACCACCAAAAAAAATAATCTCCATCCTATAGAGGCGGGAATGGGGAGTAAAAGCGTAATGATACATAGTACCAAATAACTCGAATGAAAGAAAAATGCATGTTTCTCCGTAGATTTCATGGAAGCGTTTCTATTGTTTCCAAGGGGTTGGGCAACCCTTTTTCCCCGTTTCCCGCTTGATTTATTTTGCTTAAAGCCAACAATCTCTGAAAAAATCCTTCGGGAAAAAATATTACAGGAACTACCATGCTTAAATCTTCCAAAATCTCCGGGATACGAGCCCGAGAAATTATGGATTCTCGCGGAAACCCCACAGTCGAAGTGGATGTAAAACTTGAAGACGGATCTTTCGGACGAGCAGCCGTTCCGTCCGGGGCCTCGACTGGCGAATATGAAGCAGTGGAATTGAGAGACGGGGATAAATCCCGTTATGCCGGAAAAGGCGTTCTCAAAGCCGTCGAACACGTAAATCTAAAAATTAAAGAATTATTGATTGGTGAAGATGCATTGGATCAAAACAGAATCGATGCACTCATGCTCGAAAAAGATGGGACGAAGAATAAAGGTAAATTGGGAGCCAACGCCATTTTAGGAACTTCCCTCGCAGTTGCTAAAGCCTCGGCGGCTCATACAAAGCTTCCTTTATACCGGTATATCGGCGGCAATTTTGCCAAGGAACTCCCCGTCCCTATGATGAATATTCTTAACGGAGGAGCTCACGCAGACAATAACGTGGATTTTCAGGAATTCATGATTCTTCCGGTCGGAGTTCATAGTTTTCGAGAAGCCTTACGAGTCGGAGCGGAAGTCTTCCACACTCTTAAATCCGTCCTAAAGTCAAAAAAACTCAATACTTCCGTGGGGGATGAGGGTGGATTCGCTCCGGATTTGGCCAGCAATGTGGAAGGACTGGAAGTCATCCTGGAAGCGATTGAAAAAGCGGGATATAAACCCCAAAAGGATGTCTTGCTTGGACTGGACGCCGCATCTTCGGAGTTTTACGATAAATCCAAAAAGAAGTATGTCCTGGGCGGAGAAGGAAATAAAGAGCTCACCAGCGTCGAAATGGTGGAATACTACTCAGATCTAGTCTCCAAGTATCCGATCATTACTATTGAGGACGGTTTGGACGAAAACGATTGGGATGGATGGAAAATTCTGAGCCAAAAACTAGGAAAGAAAATCCAGCTCGTAGGAGACGATCTCTTTGTGACGAACATAGAGAAACTATCTAAAGGGATTTCATCCGAGATCGGAAATTCAATATTGATCAAAGTCAATCAAATCGGATCGCTTTCTGAAACATTAGCATCCATCGATATGGCAAAGAAAGCAAAATATACCAATGTAATCAGTCATAGGTCCGGTGAAACGGAAGACGTGACGATTTCGCATATCGCTGTGGGAACCAACGCGGGCCAAATTAAAACCGGCTCGCTATCTCGAACGGACAGAATTGCCAAATACAATGAACTTCTTCGAATCGAAGAGGAACTAGGAAACTCGGCAATCTATAAAGGAAAGGAGACCTTTTATAACTTATAGAATAAGATGGGCTCGGAACTAGCGAACAGGCTATTCTTTCTCCTGGTATTTCTCTCCGGACTTTTTTATTTTACAGTCTTGGGTGAATCCGGCCTGGTCGTAAGGTCCACCTTAGAAGCCAGCCTTTCCAATCTAAAACTGGATGTGGAAAGGCTGGAATATGAAAATCGACAATTGGAAGAGCGTCAAAAACTCTTGCGAGATGATAAGGTAGCATTAGAGCGCGAAGCGAGAAAATACTATCTTTTATCGGAAAATGCACATATAATTAAATTTAAAGAGCCCGAACCCAGGACGGAAAACCGACCGGTGCTCGCCTCCCGGCTGATTGCACTGCGTGCGGGGAAAGACCTACCCGTTCCCCCAATTCAACTGATTCGCTTTTTTTACGTCTCGTTTGTTGCGTTCGTATTTATTGGTGTTTTCAGGAAATTGAGGAGGAAGAAACTGGAACAACGAAGTGCTTAAGGGAGCCAGAATGTCCGAAAACGAGAAAATCGCCGAAGTCTTCGAAGAACTTACCGGTAGTAAAATTTCCAAGAAGCTAATTGACCATAGGAAAATATTCTTATGGGGAGCTGTTACTGATGAGTCAGCCAAAGATATTGTAGGGAAACTACTTTTTCTAGAAATGGCGGATCCAGGCAAAGAGATCACGTTTTATATAAATAGCCCCGGAGGCGTCGTAACTTCCGGACTTACCATTTACGATACGATGAAAATGATAACCTCGCCCGTTCATACCGTATGTATGGGATTGGCTGCTTCGATGGGATCCGTACTTCTCGCAGCAGGAGTAAAAGGGAAAAGGTCTATTTGGCCGAACGGAAAAGTGATGATCCACCAACCGTCGATCGGAGGACAAATCGTCGCGCCTGCAAGCGATCTAAAAATTCAAGCTGAAGAAATTCTAAAAACGCGAGCCAGACTAAACCAAATTCTTGCCGAAGCCTGCGGGCATCCCGTTTCTAAGCTCGAAGAAGATACGGATAGGGATTATTATATGGACGCCGATGAAGCTATCCGGTACGGCATCGTAGATTCACTCGCTACGAAAATCGAATTTCCTAAATCGAATTCTTAAAGGTTTTAGGTTTTGTCGGACGCTCCAAGAATCGAAGACGTCCTCAAGGACTACCTGTCCAATCAGCAGGGCGGAAGTCGGGATGCGGATGAAAAACTCTGCACCCTTCTTCTTGAGTTTTCCGAATTGTTATTCGGAGAGAACGAAGACCAAAAAGAAGATCGAATCACTTTAAAGAATCTCGGGTCATTCGAGCTGGATGAATTCCTACATTTTTTCCTGACCGATATGCATCCGGATGATAGCCTTGTTCAAAGTCGGGCTAAGGATTTCTTGAAGCGATTTAGAAAGTTTCTGGAAAAAAGAAATCTTCTTGGAAAGGCTCAGTTGGAAGATTGGAAGGAATTTTTTCAAGAGAACGGGATCTAAATCACGGCGCCTCTGCTATGGAACACCTGCCCTTTCGCCCTAAACGATTCGTTTCAGGAAAACACGCTCAAACGATCTATAATACTTTTTTTCCTCCTTCAAACCGATTACGGACCGCTTATTATTGCGAAGATATTCTTCTTACGGTAAGTGGAAATTCAGGAGACACTCTTTGGTTAGAGCATAATCCTCCGATCGCAAGCTATAAACGAGATTCTATTCCGTGGAATGGAACTTATATCGTTATGGTTCATGGTATGGAAGGAGATTCGGAAAGCCCGTATCTAATTTCACTAGCTCAAAGTGCATTAGAAAGAGGTTATGGAACTCTTAGAATGAATTTACGAAATTGCGGAAAAGGCAGAGGATATGCAAAATATTCTTATTATGCCGGACAGTCCGAAGATTTACAGGACGTTCTGGACTTCGCAAGAGACTCTCTCTCTGCAAAGGTCTTCGTATCGGGGTTCTCACTTTCCGCAAATCTAGTATTGAAATTTTTCGGAGAACGATCGGATCGGAAAGCGTTGGCCTTTTCCGCAGTATCGCCCCCTTTAGATTTGGCAAAAAATTGCGCTTTTATCGATTCCTTGGCAGGTCGCTTTTATAGAGAGCATTTCTTAAATGCCTTTAGAAAGAAAATTAAGGAAGGAATCGTAGAATTAGCGCCTGAGATAAGAGCCAATCTAGGCAACGTAAAAACCTTCTTTGACTTCGATGATTTGATTACGGCTCCTACGTTCGGATATAGAAGTGCATTAGATTATTATAAGATAAATTCTTGCAAGAATTACATTCGCATGATACGTCATCCCGGAATACTTGTACACGCCGAGGACGATCCTGTCGTTCCTATTTTCGAATGGGATTCCATTCCATGGGAAAATCTTCCGAACCTTCAGGTTTTGCTCACTAAAAAAGGGGGTCATGTCGGATTCTTGTCCGATCGCAGCCCGGCCGTTCCGGACGGTCATTGGGTCACGAAAATTCTGCTGGATTATTTCGATTCCAAATTATAGTCTGATCCCAAGGGATTCTCGACGGGCGCACCGAAGCCTTTATGAGTGAAAAAACAACTCTAAGCAGACGTGAAACAAAAGCTACCCGCAACTAAGCAACGCAAACCTTTACCTGCATCATTTTTCTTAATCGTATCTTTCGAGAATCAGGAAGTTTACTACAAGTTGAAGGAAAGAGCGGAAAATATCTTTTCCCAAACCTTGTATGAATCACAACCTCTCCCTAAATGGAGTCATCAATTCGCAAACTTCTTAGATTCCCCTCTGGGACGACAAACCAGGATACTCTCCTTTAAACGTCGCATATCAAGGGAAGAATTACCCAGTTTGCAAAAGGAATGTCTTAAATTCCAGGAACAGCTTAGGAAAACGGACGAGTCCTTTCGAATTTTCCCCGGCTACCTGACGCCTTATAACCTAGTCTTATCCTTCGTCGAAGAGGATTTGCATAGAATCTATCTTTTTCACGGAGCCTTTGCCGAAATCATATACACATATCAAAGCCAGAAGTGGATATGTCAATCTTCGGCTCCGGACTTTTTTAAAGCCCCCGAAGTAATTTACTTTTTTACAAACTTGAGAGAATCATATGTACTTTCCCTGGAAAAACGCTAAACTCCTTATTCTTTTTATCTTTCTCGCTAGTTGCGAGCCTGCCACTCTCCGGGTGGAGAAAGTGGAATTATGTGATTATTTTACTCGTTATGGAAACTGCGAGGAACCCACTCCCCTCAACCGAAAATACGAGGTGAAAATTCCTAATAATAAAAAACCTCTCACATGGGAGGATTTGGGAAACTATCTGTACTTTCACGCAAGGGAAACCCCGGGTTTCATCCTGCGCATGAATCGAAAATTCACTCCGGAAGAGCAAAA
This window encodes:
- a CDS encoding YheT family hydrolase, with the protein product MEHLPFRPKRFVSGKHAQTIYNTFFPPSNRLRTAYYCEDILLTVSGNSGDTLWLEHNPPIASYKRDSIPWNGTYIVMVHGMEGDSESPYLISLAQSALERGYGTLRMNLRNCGKGRGYAKYSYYAGQSEDLQDVLDFARDSLSAKVFVSGFSLSANLVLKFFGERSDRKALAFSAVSPPLDLAKNCAFIDSLAGRFYREHFLNAFRKKIKEGIVELAPEIRANLGNVKTFFDFDDLITAPTFGYRSALDYYKINSCKNYIRMIRHPGILVHAEDDPVVPIFEWDSIPWENLPNLQVLLTKKGGHVGFLSDRSPAVPDGHWVTKILLDYFDSKL
- a CDS encoding ClpP family protease, translated to MSENEKIAEVFEELTGSKISKKLIDHRKIFLWGAVTDESAKDIVGKLLFLEMADPGKEITFYINSPGGVVTSGLTIYDTMKMITSPVHTVCMGLAASMGSVLLAAGVKGKRSIWPNGKVMIHQPSIGGQIVAPASDLKIQAEEILKTRARLNQILAEACGHPVSKLEEDTDRDYYMDADEAIRYGIVDSLATKIEFPKSNS
- the eno gene encoding phosphopyruvate hydratase, with protein sequence MLKSSKISGIRAREIMDSRGNPTVEVDVKLEDGSFGRAAVPSGASTGEYEAVELRDGDKSRYAGKGVLKAVEHVNLKIKELLIGEDALDQNRIDALMLEKDGTKNKGKLGANAILGTSLAVAKASAAHTKLPLYRYIGGNFAKELPVPMMNILNGGAHADNNVDFQEFMILPVGVHSFREALRVGAEVFHTLKSVLKSKKLNTSVGDEGGFAPDLASNVEGLEVILEAIEKAGYKPQKDVLLGLDAASSEFYDKSKKKYVLGGEGNKELTSVEMVEYYSDLVSKYPIITIEDGLDENDWDGWKILSQKLGKKIQLVGDDLFVTNIEKLSKGISSEIGNSILIKVNQIGSLSETLASIDMAKKAKYTNVISHRSGETEDVTISHIAVGTNAGQIKTGSLSRTDRIAKYNELLRIEEELGNSAIYKGKETFYNL
- the lcpA gene encoding complement regulator-acquiring protein LcpA, with translation MYFPWKNAKLLILFIFLASCEPATLRVEKVELCDYFTRYGNCEEPTPLNRKYEVKIPNNKKPLTWEDLGNYLYFHARETPGFILRMNRKFTPEEQKGIRESYVAIYEFAGDRGKMEGFEVGEDWIGSFNYLGSMIKAKQKKENRLKLYPYETSLFPTDLEFSWTSPWFKGSTKTRIDFVYSILPPEPKTTP
- a CDS encoding DUF4416 family protein codes for the protein MKQKLPATKQRKPLPASFFLIVSFENQEVYYKLKERAENIFSQTLYESQPLPKWSHQFANFLDSPLGRQTRILSFKRRISREELPSLQKECLKFQEQLRKTDESFRIFPGYLTPYNLVLSFVEEDLHRIYLFHGAFAEIIYTYQSQKWICQSSAPDFFKAPEVIYFFTNLRESYVLSLEKR
- a CDS encoding FtsB family cell division protein — protein: MGSELANRLFFLLVFLSGLFYFTVLGESGLVVRSTLEASLSNLKLDVERLEYENRQLEERQKLLRDDKVALEREARKYYLLSENAHIIKFKEPEPRTENRPVLASRLIALRAGKDLPVPPIQLIRFFYVSFVAFVFIGVFRKLRRKKLEQRSA